gtccatggggttgctaagagtcagacacaactgagcgacttcactttcacttttcactttcatgcattggaggaggaaatggcaacccaatccagtgttcttgcctggagaatcccagggacgggggagcctggtgggctgccgtctatggggtcgcacagagtcggacacgattgaagcgatttagcagcagcagcagcagagttgtgATACCAACCAAGGTACCTGTGCTATGTAATTGCCTTGAAGGTGACATcttctttataataaaatactttggaCATTTGGCATTATGCCAAATTTCATTAGGCTGTGTGTTGCTaatgactttttaatttaatttattttttgtttcaattgTTTATTACTGACCAGATTACAAAAATAATCCTGGTAGATACCTTAGTTCATCCTTCTAATAAGTCTGTTGATCTGGTCTTTCCTGTTGCCAGCATCTCCACCTTCTACAAAATAGGTAGTCTTTTTCTTCATTCCACCTCGTGGAGAAGACAATTTAAAGGGCCACAGGAAGTCGTTTGCTTCTTTGAAACGTTTTCCAAAGGTATAGATCTCATGAATCAGATAGATCCTCCATGCAGATGATTCCGTATTTCCCAAGAGATCGAGCAATCAATGCGTTGTCTGTCAGGGCAATTCACTTTTTGTTGATTTTGCCATAACCACGCCTGTAGATCAATTCATTTACAGACTTCAATTTGGGTACCCCCATGCAAtgtatggagaagacaatggcaccccgttccagtgctcttgcctggaaaatcccatggatggaagagcctggtgggctgcagtccatggggtcgctgggagtcggacacgactgagctatttcactttcacttttcgctttcatgcattggagaaggaaatggcaacccattccagtgttcttgcctggagagtcccagggacggggagcctggtgggctgccgtctatggggtcgcacagagtcggacgcgactgaagcgatttagcagtatGCAACGTATGGCTCCACAATTCTCAGCATGTTAATTGATGCCCTGTTGAGCTTCACAAAGGTGCAATTGAAGATCTGCCGGAGGCGAAGGAGCTGCAGCACCTTTCGAACCTTTGGGCTCACACCATTGATACCTCTGATCCTGATGACAAACGCCAATTTGGGTTCCGCGGGTTCATAGACGTTGCCGGCTTTTCGTGCCATCCTAGCCATTCGAATTTCAGTTCTGTACATCTGCCTGTATTCCTTGTGGTAATGCTTAGCTTTTTCATAGATAAGCTTCCTCCTGGCCTTTCGAAGCATCTTTTGGGCAAACTTCTTTCTCAGTCGCTTGATCTTAAGCTCTGTGAAATTCTTTCGCTTTTTCTTAAGGGTTTCTGGCAGAGCAGaaaccttctttttcttctcttctgcacCCACCATGGTTCCAGGCGGGAAAGAGcgctaatgaattttttttttaagatttctttattttcattgtttacgTTCTGACTCTAGCAGTTCGTTGCTGAGTGCTGGCTTTCGCTAGTTACAGCAAGTGTGGGCTGCTCTCAACTTGTGGTTCGCGGGCTTCTCGTCTCAGTGTcttttcttgttgcggagcacaagcTTCTTCCCTGTTGAGAAGCACAGGCTTTAGCATGCAGGCTTGGCTCAAACAGtgaagtgtctgtctacaatgagggaaacctgggttcgatccccgggtagggaagatcccctggcgaaggaaatggcaacccactccagtactctagcctagaaaatcccatggaccgaggagcttggtgcaggctactgtccatggggttgcagagggtcggtcaccactgagcgacttcattttcttactttaaacagttgcagcgtgtgggctcagtagttgtggtacacagacttagttgctccagggcatgtggaatcctcccagaccaaggatcaaacgtgtatcccctgcattgcaaggaggattcttaaccactggaccatcaagtaAGGtctctaatgatttttttttttaatgaaatgcgtTTATTAGGAGGATAAACTCCAAATAAACACAAGTAGTTTTCTTGCACACTTGACAACTGCATAAGAAAAAGATACCTTAACAGAGTCCACAGGATTTTGCTTACACTATAAAAGGAGTTTTAAGGCAGTTCTAATGAATTTTTGtttggaagaatttttaaatacctCTAAAAGAAACACACCCATTGTACGTTTCTTTGCAAAGTCTATTCCATTTTTCCTAACCTACATATTTTCAGACAGTGCTAATAAGTAATTAAATAATCAATAATGGGACACATGAAAAAGATTCAAAACTACTAAGGACTAAGCAAACTGAAAAAATCAGTAGGCTCTTTTATTACTGAAAAAGAGGATTTATTTTGATGGCAATATAGTGTTTTTTAATCTTAACAAAgggataataaaaagaaacaaaacaaacaacaaaacagcaCAAGTCTAGAGCAGATTGTGACTCTGTGACCTTAACTGCTCTGGGCCTTAGTGTGCACAACTAGAGAGTGTTTTTcaacttcttcctcctctttatcTTATTCTAGTACAAGAACATTTTGTTAGGTAGAACCTTACATGGAGCATCACTACATAAAACAATAATGCCGAACTGCTTTGTTGATGTGGTGGGTGAGAAAACATGGCTCCCTCTGTAAATttgtttatgttattttttactgCATAAAACTTTCAAAGAAAGCTTGCtgattttgcttttgcttctgggTTGGATATACTCAACCCAGAAAGAAAAGGATTTCACagcataaaaaaatttaaacaatcaTTCTTCCTTCTTCAAACACTTTTACATATAAATTGTTGATCAATCTGGATCTCATTTTTGTGTAAGGAGTAAAGTAGGTCTCtaaattctcatttctttcaaGATGACTACCTGTTCTTCACTTTATTAAGTAATTTGTCTATCTTACTGATTTGAAATGTGACACTTCTGCAATAAGTTCTCACGTATCATCAAAtccattggcttccctggtggctcagtcagtaaagaatccacttgtaacgcaggagacatgggtttgatccctttgtgGGGAAGATCAGGGAAACGCCCCAgagaagtaaatgacaacccactctagtattcttgcctggaaaatcatggacagaggagcctggcaggctacagttcatggggtcacaaagagtctgacacaacttagagactaaactaccaccacttCTATTTTCTAGTACTTTAGTTTAAGGGATGATTCTATCTTCACTGACTGCCAAGAGCAaacgcttttttttttcctaaactatGAAGATTTTCAGTTTCATATactaattgttaacattttgtatatcttttcatGCCACATTTACTATTGTTTATTGCTACCTGTATAAAACATGCTGATATCTATTGCAATGGTAATCAAATAAagacatatataaaatgttaGCATTAGGGGTTAATAGCATGAATTCTAGAGCCAGAATGTGGACAATTATGCTACTTGTTAAATAgggttgttatgaagattaaatggcttaatatttgtaaagcatttaGTAAACATTATGTCTTATTATTATAGTTACTGCATATGACCTATAAATCAATTGACGTTGTATGTGATATCTGATCTTTTTCATTTGCTACTCTTAAATTTTAACATGACAATTTAACTTATCAATATCTACATTtaatcttttccaacactacatcTCTAACTCTTTGATTCTCTGACACCATCTGAGTGTCCTACAATTCAATACTATTCTGATACTAACCACCCTAACTATCCAGAGTTAGTGTTGGACTTCACAAGTTTAAGGATTCAATCTCATAATACTGCTCTCTCTCAAACATCAGGCCTAAGTACCAAGTCCCTGGTACTAGACAGTCCACATCTGTCTAACTTGGCTACAAATTCCAGAGTTTCTATTACCTCTTCTCCCTCCAAGGTTTGATAATTTGTTAGAATGACTCATAGAACTCAAGAAAATGCTATGCCTATAACTCCAGTTTATTATGAAAGTTACAAAGGAATAGCAGATGGAAAAGGACACAGGGTGGGGAGGGCACAGGGCTTCCTTGTCCTCTCCAGGTATGCCACCCTCCCACCAACCTGACCTGTTCATCACTCTGGAAGCTCTCTAAGTTTCAATGAGTTCAATAtccagcccctctcctctccctggaaGTCAGTGGGTGGGGGTGCAAGTTCCTACCCTCTAAtcgcttggtctttctggtgaccagtgcCATCCTGAGGCTATCTAGGGACCTTATTCTAAGTTATCTCATTAGCATAAACTTAAGTGTGATATAAAGGGGCTTATTATGAATGACAAAGGTCACTCCTACCACTCAGAAAGTTACAATGGAACCCTGTGCTGGGAACCACGGACAAAAGCCAAAGATATTGCTTattacggggcttcccaggtggcttagtgataaagaatctgccgccagtgcaggagacacaggaaatgtgggtttgatccctgggtcgggaagatcccctggaggaggaaatggcaacccactccagtattcttgcctgggaaatcccatggatagaggagcctggagggctacagttcatggggttgcaaaaagtcaaacaggacttagtgactgcgcatgcacataTTGCTTATTATACCACAATAGTAGGTATTCCATGTCCTTTTTCCTTCCTGAGCTCACACAGGACTAAAGTTCCCAGCCCCTTGGGAGTTGGTCGGGGAGGTCTGATACTTCAGGTCAATCAACTATAAGAAGTGATGTGTTGTGCTTCTCAGCTGAGGCAGTAAAAAGCCACTGTGCAATTTTCCAGTTCCCTTTCCGCCTGCAGCAGCAAACGTGGATGTCTTGTGGTAAGAAACTGGAGCCAGAAAAATCAAAGACGATGAGATTGCTAAGTGACACATGAATGATAGCTGCCTTGAAGAATCACATCAATGATAGTGACCTTTGAGTGACAGAGAAATAATCATCTATGTGTTAAACCACTAAGATTTTAGTTCTTGTTTGTTACCACAACATAAACACAGTCTCTTCTGCCGAGTCCCTCTTTTTTTAGTGTATATTCCTTTTCTATAATCTTCTTCCTGGGACTGTGACTGGAAGCCTTATATCAGAATTCCAGCAAGAAACAGAAACCCATTCAAAAGATAGTTTAATCAAAGATCTGGGCAAGTTTAACGGAATTCAACTGAAGTACCGGCCAACATGAAGGTATTACTCTCCCTAGACTTGAGGGGCAAAGGGAAGTAGTAGCAACCAAAGCTGAAATGAGATTGTTGCTATGGGGGATGGGCCACCTGACCAGAGCTCTGGCCTCAGAATTCAGACAGTCTCAAGCTAAGACCAGCTTCCAGATGATTCGGTCTTTAGGAACCAGTCTCCTAGGGCAGAGAGCAGGGTGAAGAGGATGAACAGCAGAAAATATTCAGCACACCTCATCAAGTCATTCCAAATCTTGCTGTAGACTACTGAATTAACAAATGATATCTAAGGAGGACTTTCACGGCCAAACTACATCTTGACCATCACCCTGAAAATCATAAGGATTGAGAAAAATGCACTGATGTTAGGGACCATCCTGGGATATGGTTCTTTTGTTCTTCAaccagaagaactatggatacTTTCCctctgattagtgcatgagaatCTGAAAATTAAcactttagaaataaaaacatcgAACGGATATATTTATCaataaactgaataaaattcaaaataattttggatACCCAGCAAATGTTCTACCCTCGTTTATTATGTGTTCTTTCAGTTCAGGAACCTAATCTTATCAGTCTTTTTAACCCTAACATTGAGTACAGTTTTCCCTATTGGCTATCATATTGATATAAAGTAAATCTTTAAGAGAGAATTCCTTGCCTGATTCTAATCACATTCTTATGTTCTTTTTACTTTCCACATTGACCTCTACATTTACATGGATCTCTACATCATTAATACAACATATTAACTCTCAATTTTATGCTCCTATTTTATATGCCTTTTTACTACTTTGTCATTTTATACCTATGACTCTGTTCCAGATCTTACTCAAAACATCTTATATCTCCCCTTATCCAATCATACCCCATCTAAAACATTCCCCTTCAGTACTTGTTCAGTTTTCACAATAACTATTCTTGATTAtctgtattaaatattaaaagaattaaaggaaCTAAATATCTACCATGGCCCGGCAATGTTACATATGGTTTCATACACTTGACGTTATTAATTCTTTGTATAAGAAAACATCATATTTATGTTTGAACATGCCAGTGGAAGAAGTTATAGAGATATATGTCAGACCAAGTAATGAGTACACATAATAAACTTTTAATACAGATGATTTCTCTTGAGCTGGTACAAAGCACCAGAATAAGCAAGTATGCTCTTTCTTGAGCTTTGTTTATACAGTGGTTATATATTTTGAAAgccatttaaattaattttcctactaaatattttttttgtaattaatcTCTAGTCATGTCAGCTATAGTTTGTTAGATTATAAATAGagactatatattttttcaatcacATTCATTCCCCAGAACCTAGTTATGTAGAATACctacttaataaac
The window above is part of the Bos javanicus breed banteng chromosome 2, ARS-OSU_banteng_1.0, whole genome shotgun sequence genome. Proteins encoded here:
- the LOC133235548 gene encoding large ribosomal subunit protein uL30-like; the encoded protein is MVGAEEKKKKVSALPETLKKKRKNFTELKIKRLRKKFAQKMLRKARRKLIYEKAKHYHKEYRQMYRTEIRMARMARKAGNVYEPAEPKLAFVIRIRGINGVSPKVRKVLQLLRLRQIFNCTFVKLNRASINMLRIVEPYVAYC